A single window of Nicotiana sylvestris chromosome 3, ASM39365v2, whole genome shotgun sequence DNA harbors:
- the LOC138888159 gene encoding serine/threonine-protein phosphatase 7 long form homolog, translated as MVKMNIHVDDTTCCLCDENITESHLHLFSKCGRYKVIRDRLATWTGINGQQQGVKHRMEWLKRRRCPHLKKEVIAAIWSVTLYHIWRARNWKSFRDQSLDWSLITTLIEQWRPEMHTFHLPTGEATSTLQDVRVLYGLRIDGPAVALPQYMRAMTRAQYLDLLGKYTGSKPQGEAIVRGGSHISVTAIREHMELDELPQYSWGVAVLAYLYRSICWASMGTQVDICGLGLAADPAVAATSTTIRAGYSTPFLPLARRWVLRHGNYRGTDAHHNLPIVRDVLDMLEAAQFIWMPYNDELLADLPDYCSSTDNFRALSSR; from the exons ATGGTGAAGATGAATATTCATGTAGATGATACCACATGTTGCCTATGTGATGAGAATATCACTGAATCACACCTGCACTTGTTCTCAAAGTGTGGGCGGTACAAAGTGATAAGAGACAGACTTGCAACATGGACTGGAATCAATGGACAACAGCAAGGAGTGAAGCATAGGATGGAATGGTTGAAGAGGAGGAGATGTCCTCATTTAAAGAAGGAAGTCATTGCTGCTATTTGGAGTGTTACACTATATCACATCTGGAGGGCTAGGAATTGGAAGTCATTTAGAGATCAATCT CTcgattggtctctcatcacgaCGTTGATAGAGCAGTGGCGACCGGAGATGCACACTTTTCACCTTcccactggagaggccaccaGCACGCTTCAGGATGTTCGGGTTTTATATGGTCTGCGTATTGATGGACCGGCCGTTGCACTGCCCCAGTATATGAGAGCTATGACGCGTGCCCAGTATTTGGATTTGCTAGGGAAGTATACTGGTTCCAAGCCACAGGGTGAGGCTATAGTTAGAGGGGGCAGTCACATTTCTGTAACAGCTATTAGAGAGCATATGGAG CTAGATGAGTTACCCCAGTACAGCTGGGGTGTTGCTGTTCTCGCCTACCTTTATAGGAGTATATGCTGGGCTAGCATGGGCACCCaggtggacatatgtg gtttgggctTGGCAGCGGATCCtgccgttgcagccacctctaccaccattagAGCCGGGTATAGCACCCCAtttctccctctagctaggaggtgggttctccggcATGGGAACTACCGAGGCactgatgctcatcataatctccccatTGTCAGAGATGTCTTGGATATGCTGGAGGCCgcacag TTCATCTGGATGCCATACAACGACGAGTTGCTAGCTGATCTGCCCGATTATTGCTCGTCGACCGACAACTTTAGAGCACTTTCGTCCCGCTGA